The proteins below are encoded in one region of Sebastes fasciatus isolate fSebFas1 chromosome 16, fSebFas1.pri, whole genome shotgun sequence:
- the il12bb gene encoding interleukin-12 subunit beta, with protein MRVLFLMVLYAGLCYASDQDNIETLMDNVLVLRVPYGLGTRVNVPLSCGEAYQNQPVVWKKDGEDMEPALQGNQVKVLVEEMIGGNYTCHLGPDGEYLNHTVILIQLDPDNRTVILEEKSPEKGHIHCSAPNYKGSFHCSWRRTRTRSSAAVLLVKAERNLENISCELNADGSGIRCQDNSCPYKEEQHRISITIYIHSYSRLEAYTKAFYLREIVRPEALPNLTISNGNVFSWSYPESWEKPCTFFGLQFQVKVVQKGHPCDSANNIMLNTTQETQYEVNVKSPKYVFCVRAQDKYTNGPFSHWSRCIVDKHTESC; from the exons ATGCGTGTATTGTTCCTTATGGTCCTGTATGCTGGACTGTGCTACGCCAGCGACCAAGACAACATAGAGACTCTAATGGATAACG TTCTGGTCCTGAGGGTGCCTTATGGTCTGGGCACCAGGGTGAATGTTCCTCTGAGCTGTGGAGAAGCGTACCAAAACCAGCCTGTGGTTTGGAAGAAAGACG GCGAGGACATGGAGCCAGCTCTGCAGGGGAACCAGGTGAAGGTCCTGGTGGAGGAGATGATTGGAGGAAACTACACGTGTCACCTCGGTCCAGACGGGGAATACCTCAACCACACTGTGATCCTGATCCAACTGGACCCAGACAACAGGACCGTCATACTGGAGGAAAAATCCCCTGAGAAGG GTCACATCCACTGTTCAGCACCGAACTATAAAGGCTCCTTCCACTGCAGCTGGAGAAGAACAAGGACCAGATCCAGCGCCGCCGTGCTCCTGGTGAAGGCAGAACG GAATTTAGAGAATATTTCCTGTGAGCTGAATGCTGATGGATCAGGGATTCGCTGCCAGGATAACAGCTGCCCATACAAAGAGGAACAGCACCGCATCTCCATCACCATCTACATACACAGCTACTCTCGCCTCGAGGCCTACACAAAGGCTTTCTACCTGAGAGAGATTG TGAGGCCCGAAGCGCTCCCTAACCTGACCATCAGTAACGGGAATGTATTCAGCTGGAGCTACCCTGAATCCTGGGAGAAGCCCTGCACCTTCTTTGGCCTGCAGTTCCAGGTCAAAGTGGTCCAGAAAGGACATCCCTGTGACAGTGCCAACAACATCATG CTGAACACCACTCAGGAAACTCAGTATGAGGTCAACGTCAAATCCCCTAAGTATGTTTTCTGTGTGCGAGCTCAGGACAAATACACCAACGGGCCTTTCAGCCACTGGAGCCGATGCAT AGTGGATAAACACACCGAGAGCTGCTAG
- the ublcp1 gene encoding ubiquitin-like domain-containing CTD phosphatase 1: MSVSVIIKWGGQEYSISSLSEEDTVMDLKQSIKTLTGVLPERQKLLGLKVKGKPAEDEVKLGSLKLKPNTKIMMMGTREESLEEVLAPPPENDDVVNDFDIEEEVIEVENREENLAKIARRVKDYKVEEMNPPREGKRLLVLDVDYTLFDHKSCAETGQELMRPYLHEFLTSAYEDYDIVIWSATSMKWIDAKMKELGVTDNPNYKITFMLDSAAMITVHTPKRGVVEVKPLGVIWGKYGEFYNRKNTIMFDDIGRNFLMNPQNGLKIRPFMKAHLNREKDRELYKLAQYLKEIAKLEDYSGLNHKHWERYLSKRQHH, translated from the exons ATGTCAGTATCAgtgatcataaagtggggagGTCAGGAGTACTCCATCAGTTCTCTCTCTGAGGAGGACACAGTGATGGACCTGAAACAGTCCATTAAGACCTTGACTGGGGTGCTGCCAGAGAGACAGAAACTACTGGGACTCAAGGTCAAAG GTAAACCTGCAGAGGATGAGGTGAAGCTGGGCTCCCTGAAGCTGAAGCCCAACACTAAGATCATGATGATGGGTACCAGAGAGGAGAGCCTG GAAGAGGTTTTAGCCCCTCCCCCAGAGAACGATGACGTGGTCAATGATTTTGACATCGAAGAGGAGGTCATTGAAGTGGAGAACAG AGAGGAGAATCTGGCTAAGATCGCCCGCAGAGTGAAAGACTATAAGGTGGAGGAGATGAACCCTCCCAGAGAAGGCAAGAGGCTTCTGGTACTGGATGTGGACTACACACTGTTCG ATCACAAGTCGTGTGCAGAAACGGGTCAGGAGCTGATGAGACCGTACCTTCACGAGTTTCTGACGTCAGCCTACGAGGACTATGACATCGTCATCTGGT CTGCTACAAGTATGAAATGGATTGATGCCAAAATGAAA gagctgGGTGTGACAGACAACCCTAACTACAAAATTACCTTCATGCTGGACAGTGCAGCAATGATCACGGTACATACCCCTAAGAGAGGGGTTGTGGAG GTGAAACCCCTGGGTGTAATATGGGGGAAGTACGGAGAATTTTACAACAGGAAGAACACCATCATGTTTGACGACATCGGACGAAACTTCCTCATGAACCCACAGAACGGACTAAAG atccGACCCTTCATGAAGGCCCATCTCAACAGAGAGAAGGACAGGGAGCTCTATAAACTGGCTCAGTACCTCAAAGAAATCGCCAAGCTTGAGGACTACAGTGGACTCAACCACAAACACTGGGAGAG gtACCTATCTAAGAGGCAGCACCACTGA